In Nymphaea colorata isolate Beijing-Zhang1983 chromosome 5, ASM883128v2, whole genome shotgun sequence, one genomic interval encodes:
- the LOC116253809 gene encoding uncharacterized protein LOC116253809 has protein sequence MQTDDEWLAPDKLYHVLFCFFVALASAELTRRCGHSLLRRRSISIGSLVSTAAGAAKEIGDEMGFWTSGGGSIKDAVADLSGVLLAATILWALALPPPPPPPKGSHEDPYRFHGDSAV, from the coding sequence ATGCAGACAGACGATGAGTGGCTCGCTCCGGACAAGCTCTACCACGTGCTCTTCTGCTTCTTCGTTGCCCTAGCTTCCGCGGAGCTCACGCGCCGCTGCGGCCACTCCTTGCTGCGGAGGCGGAGCATTTCCATCGGGAGCCTCGTTTCTACGGCAGCCGGAGCCGCGAAGGAGATCGGAGATGAGATGGGCTTCTGGACCTCAGGCGGTGGCTCCATCAAGGACGCCGTCGCCGACCTCTCCGGCGTCCTGCTCGCGGCGACCATCCTCTGGGCCTTGGCCTTgcctccgcctccgcctcctcctAAGGGATCGCACGAAGATCCCTACCGATTCCACGGGGATTCTGCCGTCTGA
- the LOC116254282 gene encoding heat shock cognate 70 kDa protein-like isoform X2, with the protein MSSRDERPAAVGIDLGTTYSCVGVWQRNKVEIIANEQGNRTTPSYVSFTKTERLIGEAAKANLVRTPSNTVFDAKRLIGRKFSDETVQSDIRLWPFKVIAGSGDRPVIVVEYKGEEKRFVAEEISSMVLNKMREIVEAYLGTKVVNAVVTVPAYFNDSQRQATKDAGTIAGLNVMRIINEPTAAAIAYGFDKNVGSRGKKNILVFDLGGGTFDVSILTMEKGTFEVKATGGDTHLGGEDFDNRMVDYFVEQIKRKHKKDISTNHKALRSLRLHCEKAKRVLSANNVYEAVIEVDALYEGTDFASSISRACFEDLNMDLFRKCLMPVEDCLKTAKMNKSSIDEIVLVGGSTRIPKVQQLLQEFFNNKELSRDINPDEAVAYGAALQAAKLNGEGTRELTAITIRKMVRDAEWYRSEDERYRKKIEARNTLENYAYRMRNTMRNERADTNLSYAEVRNIEDMIQHVLSWLLDHEEAEANEFEEKMNELRSVCRRIT; encoded by the exons ATGTCCAGCAGAGATGAGCGTCCGGCTGCCGTCGGAATAGACCTTGGAACGACGTACTCCTGTGTGGGAGTGTGGCAGCGAAATAAAGTTGAAATCATCGCTAACGAACAAGGGAACAGGACGACTCCCTCCTACGTGTCCTTCACTAAAACAGAGCGCCTTATTGGAGAGGCTGCCAAGGCCAACCTCGTTAGGACCCCCAGCAACACCGTCTTCG ATGCTAAGCGGCTCATCGGCAGGAAGTTCAGCGACGAGACCGTGCAAAGCGACATTAGGCTTTGGCCGTTCAAGGTGATCGCAGGGTCAGGTGACAGGCCGGTGATCGTCGTCGAGTACAAGGGTGAGGAGAAGCGTTTCGTTGCAGAGGAGATCTCGTCAATGGTTCTCAACAAAATGCGTGAGATTGTAGAGGCCTATCTTGGCACCAAGGTTGTTAATGCCGTGGTTACGGTCCCTGCCTACTTCAATGACTCTCAGCGTCAGGCCACCAAGGATGCTGGCACCATTGCTGGCCTGAACGTTATGCGCATCATCAACGAGCCCACAGCTGCCGCCATCGCCTATGGCTTTGATAAGAACGTTGGGAGCAGAGGCAAGAAAAACATTCTCGTTTTCGATCTTGGTGGTGGCACCTTTGATGTATCAATTCTCACTATGGAAAAGGGAACCTTTGAGGTCAAGGCCACCGGAGGGGACACTCATCTTGGAGGCGAGGACTTCGACAACCGAATGGTGGACTACTTTGTTGAGCAAATCAAAAGAAAGCACAAGAAGGATATTAGTACCAACCATAAGGCGCTAAGGTCTCTGAGGCTGCACTGTGAGAAAGCCAAGCGTGTTCTCTCTGCCAACAATGTTTACGAGGCTGTTATAGAGGTCGATGCACTCTATGAAGGAACTGACTTTGCGTCCTCCATATCCCGTGCATGCTTCGAGGATCTCAACATGGACCTGTTTAGGAAGTGCCTGATGCCTGTAGAGGACTGCCTGAAAACTGCCAAGATGAACAAGAGTTCCATTGATGAGATCGTCCTGGTTGGTGGGTCGACTAGAATACCTAAGGTCCAGCAATTGTTGCAGGAATTCTTTAACAACAAGGAGCTGAGCAGGGACATAAACCCTGACGAGGCTGTTGCCTACGGTGCTGCACTCCAAGCGGCCAAGTTGAATGGAGAGGGTACCCGAGAGCTGACAGCCATTACT ATCCGAAAGATGGTGCGGGATGCAGAGTGGTACAGGTCAGAGGATGAAAGGTACAGGAAGAAGATCGAAGCAAGAAACACATTGGAGAACTATGCCTATAGGATGAGGAACACCATGAGGAATGAGAGAGCTGACACAAACCTCTCCTATGCAGAAGTAAGAAACATTGAGGACATGATCCAACATGTCTTATCATGGTTGTTAGATCACGAGGAAGCCGAGGCTAACGAAtttgaagaaaagatgaacGAGCTTAGGAGTGTGTGCAGACGAATCACCTAG
- the LOC116254350 gene encoding heat shock 70 kDa protein 3-like: MAQKDSGLAIGIDLGTTYSCVGVWRSGRVEILPNEVGLKKTPSYVAFPDTGRRIGEEAKSRAAFNSTKTIFNIKRLMGRRPFDRKFPVGDIKKLWPFEVISEPQVQRRYMIRVNYRGEDKLFSPEEISSMVLAKMRDIAEAYLGTTARNAVISVPACFNTAQRQATMDAGAIAGLNVMRLINEPSAAALAYGFVRDVGWEGKKNILVFDLGGGTLDVSLLNIDEGTFKVMSTEGDTCLGGEDFDDAMVDYFIERFKEKHKRDISCSSRAVMRLKAACEKAKIALTVTKETTIEIDRLYEEIDFSATITRSLFEKLNNRLLMKCKEIVAKCLRNGKVSPRHIDEVLLVGGSTRIPMVQEMLIGYFGMELCKAINADEAVAYGATLQAAMLTREGNEEMPKLALEDVTALDFNIFVNGTNQKTAFPKNTAIPPVKPFIFPWDKCVHFLDVYEDKDNYFLERLRSQCEFAPNARARFYIDENGILSVSIQNTNTKQKTMVSVPTSRLNRDEIKRMAQDAEVYNFQEEEHKNRVKEKNSLEKYIYDSRKAINDKMIETKLDSADKKRIEVAIENRIEWLATHQLVPAEEYRDKMVELQNVCGHILNKIREEEEQERSSDLSPNRGAGPSVKASDCGCSSINCISKANPPQSDDITESNISSEIIIHPINDADEVYHGSPELVVESFFLNDGATSKIGITFPPTNSKVEFTSETKLTICNNVDTALLPKILSKLREWAVAVAQNTYNELVRMLHAKSEHRSFPAIAGADSQSQDIKRPPPDDSSACAETTEAATHLDGGATHNMEIKGHSPGAGVGSDNHPSNCGGTDHEEKEGHGAVAETNAEGSPSNSRTQSKGDLRDLSPNGGSSMADQVSHTSSPDANFGSGSTLSDENPGNNASSGNQDDVSTKELHVPTSNIEGEPDPETSVSSASDGQDEMARANDPPTDGGLAGTVPPGQNSSA, encoded by the exons ATGGCGCAAAAGGATTCGGGCCTTGCAATCGGCATCGATCTGGGGACGACGTACTCCTGTGTGGGAGTGTGGCGGTCTGGCAGGGTCGAGATCCTCCCAAATGAAGTGGGCCTCAAGAAAACTCCCTCCTACGTTGCCTTCCCTGATACAGGCCGTCGCATTGGCGAAGAAGCAAAGAGCCGTGCTGCTTTCAACTCCACTAAAACCATTTTCA ATATCAAGCGCTTGATGGGTAGGCGCCCTTTTGACCGCAAATTTCCGGTCGGGGACATTAAGAAGCTCTGGCCTTTCGAGGTGATCTCCGAACCTCAGGTGCAGCGCCGCTATATGATACGCGTCAATTACAGGGGTGAGGATAAGCTCTTTTCACCAGAGGAGATCTCATCGATGGTTCTCGCAAAGATGCGCGACATCGCCGAGGCCTATCTTGGCACCACTGCCAGGAATGCTGTCATCAGCGTTCCTGCCTGCTTCAACACGGCTCAGCGCCAGGCCACCATGGACGCTGGTGCCATCGCCGGATTGAATGTCATGCGCCTTATCAATGAGCCCAGTGCCGCTGCCCTTGCCTATGGTTTCGTCAGGGATGTGGGGTGGGAGGGCAAGAAAAACATCCTAGTCTTTGATCTCGGGGGTGGCACTTTAGATGTCTCTCTGCTGAATATCGATGAGGGAACCTTCAAGGTCATGTCCACGGAAGGAGATACCTGCCTGGGTGGCGAAGACTTCGACGATGCCATGGTTGACTATTTTATTGAGAGGTTCAAGGAGAAGCATAAGCGGGATATAAGTTGCAGCTCCAGGGCGGTCATGCGTCTAAAGGCTGCATGTGAGAAAGCGAAAATTGCACTGACTGTGACCAAAGAAACCACCATCGAGATCGACCGCTTGTACGAAGAAATCGACTTTTCCGCCACCATCACTCGCTCCCTGTTTGAGAAGTTGAACAATCGTCTTCTCATGAAGTGCAAAGAGATTGTTGCGAAGTGCCTGAGGAACGGCAAGGTGAGCCCAAGGCACATCGACGAGGTCCTTTTGGTTGGTGGATCGACTCGAATTCCGATGGTGCAAGAAATGTTGATTGGGTACTTTGGTATGGAACTTTGCAAGGCCATAAATGCCGACGAGGCTGTTGCTTATGGCGCCACGCTCCAAGCAGCCATGTTGACAAGGGAGGGCAATGAAGAGATGCCGAAACTGGCCCTTGAAGATGTGACTGCTTTGGACTTTAATATCTTTGTCAATGGCACAAATCAGAAAACTGCGTTTCCAAAGAACACCGCGATCCCGCCCGTGAAACCTTTCATTTTCCCCTGGGACAAATGCGTACATTTTCTTGATGTCTATGAGGATAAGGACAACTACTTTCTCGAAAGATTACGCTCACAATGTGAATTTGCTCCGAATGCCAGGGCGCGCTTCTATATTGATGAAAATGGTATTTTGAGTGTCTCAATTCAGAACACAAACACCAAGCAAAAAACTATGGTTTCCGTCCCCACAAGTCGGCTAAATCGAGACGAGATAAAAAGGATGGCGCAAGACGCCGAGGTGTACAACTTTCAGGAGGAGGAGCACAAGAACAGGGTAAAGGAAAAAAACTCATTGGAGAAGTATATCTACGATTCGAGGAAGGCCATCAATGATAAGATGATAGAGACCAAGCTGGATTCTGCCGATAAAAAGAGGATTGAGGTTGCCATCGAGAACCGCATCGAATGGTTGGCAACTCACCAGCTCGTACCTGCGGAAGAGTACAGGGACAAGATGGTCGAGTTGCAAAATGTGTGCGGTCACATCCTCAACAAGATTCGTGAGGAAGAAGAGCAGGAGAGGAGCAGTGACCTCTCTCCCAATCGCGGTGCTGGTCCCAGTGTTAAAGCCAGCGACTGTGGTTGTAGCAGCATTAATTGCATATCTAAGGCCAACCCGCCTCAATCAGATGATATTACTGAGTCGAATATCAGTAGTGAGATCATCATTCATCCTATAAATGACGCCGACGAAGTTTATCATGGCAGTCCTGAATTGGTGGTTGAGAGCTTTTTTCTCAATGACGGTGCCACTTCAAAAATTGGAATTACGTTTCCTCCCACCAACTCTAAGGTTGAATTCACGAGCGAAACGAAATTGACGATTTGCAACAATGTGGATACTGCTCTCCTCcctaaaattttatcaaaattaagAGAATGGGCGGTCGCTGTGGCTCAGAATACTTACAACGAGTTGGTCCGTATGTTGCATGCCAAGAGTGAGCACAGAAGCTTTCCCGCCATTGCCGGTGCTGATTCTCAATCTCAAGATATCAAACGTCCTCCTCCGGACGACAGTAGCGCTTGTGCTGAAACCACGGAGGCCGCCACCCATTTAGACGGTGGTGCTACTCATAATATGGAAATCAAAGGACATTCGCCTGGAGCTGGCGTTGGTTCTGACAATCATCCTAGCAATTGTGGCGGTACTGATCACGAAGAAAAGGAGGGTCATGGTGCCGTGGCCGAAACTAATGCCGAGGGTTCCCCTTCCAACAGCAGAACCCAGTCCAAAGGCGATCTTCGTGATCTTTCCCCCAATGGTGGTAGCTCGATGGCTGATCAGGTGTCCCACACGTCCTCTCCTGATGCCAACTTTGGTTCCGGTTCGACTCTCTCTGATGAAAATCCTGGTAACAACGCCTCTTCCGGTAATCAAGATGACGTTTCAACCAAAGAGTTACATGTTCCTACTTCCAACATTGAGGGTGAACCGGATCCCGAAACCAGTGTTTCTTCTGCGTCTGATGGACAAGACGAGATGGCTCGGGCCAATGACCCTCCTACCGATGGTGGGTTGGCGGGAACAGTACCTCCAGGACAGAACAGCAGCGCATGA
- the LOC116254282 gene encoding heat shock cognate 70 kDa protein-like isoform X1 has translation MSSRDERPAAVGIDLGTTYSCVGVWQRNKVEIIANEQGNRTTPSYVSFTKTERLIGEAAKANLVRTPSNTVFDAKRLIGRKFSDETVQSDIRLWPFKVIAGSGDRPVIVVEYKGEEKRFVAEEISSMVLNKMREIVEAYLGTKVVNAVVTVPAYFNDSQRQATKDAGTIAGLNVMRIINEPTAAAIAYGFDKNVGSRGKKNILVFDLGGGTFDVSILTMEKGTFEVKATGGDTHLGGEDFDNRMVDYFVEQIKRKHKKDISTNHKALRSLRLHCEKAKRVLSANNVYEAVIEVDALYEGTDFASSISRACFEDLNMDLFRKCLMPVEDCLKTAKMNKSSIDEIVLVGGSTRIPKVQQLLQEFFNNKELSRDINPDEAVAYGAALQAAKLNGEGTRELTAITVVDATPLSLGINIKGDIMSIIVPRGTPIPAKEEKVFTTSRDDQTTVTIEVYEGERTRTCDNNLLGEFELSGIPPAPRGVPKINVCFEIDVDSILNVSAEDDCAGQSNGITITNEKGRLSEREIRKMVRDAEWYRSEDERYRKKIEARNTLENYAYRMRNTMRNERADTNLSYAEVRNIEDMIQHVLSWLLDHEEAEANEFEEKMNELRSVCRRIT, from the exons ATGTCCAGCAGAGATGAGCGTCCGGCTGCCGTCGGAATAGACCTTGGAACGACGTACTCCTGTGTGGGAGTGTGGCAGCGAAATAAAGTTGAAATCATCGCTAACGAACAAGGGAACAGGACGACTCCCTCCTACGTGTCCTTCACTAAAACAGAGCGCCTTATTGGAGAGGCTGCCAAGGCCAACCTCGTTAGGACCCCCAGCAACACCGTCTTCG ATGCTAAGCGGCTCATCGGCAGGAAGTTCAGCGACGAGACCGTGCAAAGCGACATTAGGCTTTGGCCGTTCAAGGTGATCGCAGGGTCAGGTGACAGGCCGGTGATCGTCGTCGAGTACAAGGGTGAGGAGAAGCGTTTCGTTGCAGAGGAGATCTCGTCAATGGTTCTCAACAAAATGCGTGAGATTGTAGAGGCCTATCTTGGCACCAAGGTTGTTAATGCCGTGGTTACGGTCCCTGCCTACTTCAATGACTCTCAGCGTCAGGCCACCAAGGATGCTGGCACCATTGCTGGCCTGAACGTTATGCGCATCATCAACGAGCCCACAGCTGCCGCCATCGCCTATGGCTTTGATAAGAACGTTGGGAGCAGAGGCAAGAAAAACATTCTCGTTTTCGATCTTGGTGGTGGCACCTTTGATGTATCAATTCTCACTATGGAAAAGGGAACCTTTGAGGTCAAGGCCACCGGAGGGGACACTCATCTTGGAGGCGAGGACTTCGACAACCGAATGGTGGACTACTTTGTTGAGCAAATCAAAAGAAAGCACAAGAAGGATATTAGTACCAACCATAAGGCGCTAAGGTCTCTGAGGCTGCACTGTGAGAAAGCCAAGCGTGTTCTCTCTGCCAACAATGTTTACGAGGCTGTTATAGAGGTCGATGCACTCTATGAAGGAACTGACTTTGCGTCCTCCATATCCCGTGCATGCTTCGAGGATCTCAACATGGACCTGTTTAGGAAGTGCCTGATGCCTGTAGAGGACTGCCTGAAAACTGCCAAGATGAACAAGAGTTCCATTGATGAGATCGTCCTGGTTGGTGGGTCGACTAGAATACCTAAGGTCCAGCAATTGTTGCAGGAATTCTTTAACAACAAGGAGCTGAGCAGGGACATAAACCCTGACGAGGCTGTTGCCTACGGTGCTGCACTCCAAGCGGCCAAGTTGAATGGAGAGGGTACCCGAGAGCTGACAGCCATTACTGTCGTGGACGCCACTCCTCTTTCCCTTGGTATTAATATCAAAGGCGATATCATGAGCATTATCGTCCCAAGAGGCACCCCCATTCCAGCCAAGGAAGAGAAGGTATTCACTACGTCTCGTGATGACCAGACAACTGTGACGATCGAGGTCTATGAGGGTGAGAGAACAAGGACATGCGACAACAACCTGCTCGGAGAATTCGAGCTGTCTGGCATCCCTCCAGCTCCTCGTGGAGTTCCCAAGATCAATGTGTGCTTTGAAATTGACGTAGATAGCATATTAAATGTCTCCGCAGAGGATGATTGTGCGGGACAAAGCAATGGTATCACCATTACAAATGAGAAGGGGCGGCTGAGTGAAAGGGAGATCCGAAAGATGGTGCGGGATGCAGAGTGGTACAGGTCAGAGGATGAAAGGTACAGGAAGAAGATCGAAGCAAGAAACACATTGGAGAACTATGCCTATAGGATGAGGAACACCATGAGGAATGAGAGAGCTGACACAAACCTCTCCTATGCAGAAGTAAGAAACATTGAGGACATGATCCAACATGTCTTATCATGGTTGTTAGATCACGAGGAAGCCGAGGCTAACGAAtttgaagaaaagatgaacGAGCTTAGGAGTGTGTGCAGACGAATCACCTAG